A window from Onychostoma macrolepis isolate SWU-2019 chromosome 07, ASM1243209v1, whole genome shotgun sequence encodes these proteins:
- the LOC131543890 gene encoding ubiquitin carboxyl-terminal hydrolase 37-like, translating to MDKNPKKEEKKKKRVKLALCSSVDVMDSSSAAPEDRDKPPSSSSSSSSSSGKRRFKDSEDQRRLSAVGRSSEELQEVDLLTADQKKEAVGVVPPGSSSSADVRSSEQTASELQTEIQETEPVTVVEGTKPPSLSVDGPSSADRVSAQETKSFTDAALSFETIDVERLVELLASFGVQWHDLSKDSLKELLKSLEEQEEASEEKSAEEDDADQAALGLPNLGNTCYMNSVIQCLLSVSPFREDLLSQQENHTDSATLLRALTDLHMSRMDSSDSDLKETHLAKVKSYIESHFPVFKGHCQQDAHEFFMACLSRLKEESMSLRSSHPSYTCPVSSMEFKLRSERTCNSCGLMKSFTEESNCLSLVIGPHASLTDSLQQYMNASFIDCVCSLCGGPQASETLKFLSLPRVLVLLVQRFDFTSSMIKLKNRLEIPEELTLSCVKERTKQPETDENSRAGSRSFLQKIFRKKNRVAPQTPQEEAPVVISSQYRLSAVVSHAGSHLFFGHYISQIRERREDGWLRCSDASVRRSSWSEVSEDAGDNGYLLFYVKRSFIP from the exons atggataaaaatcccaaaaaggaggagaagaagaagaagagggtCAAGTTAGCGCTGTGTTCTTCAGTGGATGTGATGGACTCGTCCAGTGCAGCTCCTGAAGACCGAGACAAACCACCCTCATCttcctcatcttcctcttcttcctcagGCAAACGCAGATTTAAAG ACTCAGAAGACCAGCGACGACTGAGTGCAGTCGGCAGATCTTCTGAGGAGCTTCAAGAAGTTGATCTGCTGACTGCCGACCAGAAGAAAGAAGCAGTCGGAG TAGTTCCTCCTGGTTCCTCCTCATCTGCAGACGTCAGATCCTCAGAACAAACAGCGTCTGAGCTGCAGACTGAGATTCAGGAGACTGAACCCGTCACAG TAGTTGAAGGGACTAAACCTCCTTCTCTCAGTGTTGATGGTCCTTCATCTGCAGACAGAGTCTCTGCTCAAGAGACAAAATCCTTCACAG ACGCAGCTCTGAGCTTCGAGACCATTGATGTTGAGCG TCTTGTAGAATTGCTGGCCAGTTTCGGAGTCCAGTGGCATGATCTGAGCAAGGATTCACTGAAGGAGCTGCTCAAGTCTTTGGAGGAACAGGAGGAAGCGTCTGAAGAGAAATCAGCTGAGGAGGATGATGCTGATCAAGCTGCGCTGGG TCTTCCTAATTTAGGAAACACGTGCTATATGAACTCCGTCATTCAGTGCCTCCTCAGCGTTTCTCCCTTTCGGGAAGATTTGCTCTCGCAGCAGGAGAATCACACAGACAGCGCCACGCTGCTCAG AGCGTTAACTGACCTGCACATGAGCCGGATGGACAGCAGTGACTCTGATCTGAAGGAAACACACTTGGCTAAAGTTAAAAGCTACATAGAAAGTCACTTTCCAGTTTTCAAGGGACACTGTCAGCAG GATGCACACGAGTTCTTCATGGCTTGTCTGTCCCGTCTAAAAGAGGAAAGCATGAGCTTGAGATCGTCTCATCCCTCATACACTTGCCCCGTGTCCAGTATGGAGTTCAAGCTCAGAAGCGAGCGCACCTGCAACAG CTGCGGCCTCATGAAGAGTTTCACAGAGGAATCAAACTGCCTCTCGCTGGTCATCGGCCCTCATGCGAGTCTCACAGACAGTCTGCAGCAGTACATGAAC GCGTCGTTCATTGATTGCGTGTGCAGTCTGTGTGGAGGACCACAGGCCTCTGAGACCCTGAagtttctctctcttcctcg GGTCCTGGTCCTTCTGGTGCAGCGCTTTGACTTCACGTCCTCCATGATCAAGCTGAAGAATCGACTGGAGATTCCTGAGGAGCTGACGCTGTCCTGCGTTAAAG AGAGAACAAAGCAGCCAGAGACAGATGAAAACAGCAGAGCAGGCAGCCGATCATTTCTCCAGAAAATATTCAGGAAAAAGAACAGAGTTGCTCCACAGACACC ACAGGAAGAAGCTCCAGTCGTCATCAGCTCACAGTACAGACTCTCTGCTGTTGTGTCTCATGCGGGAAGCCATTTGTTTTTTG GACACTACATCAGTCAGATCCGTGAGCGCAGGGAGGACGGATGGCTGCGGTGCAGCGACGCGTCTGTCAGAAGAAGCAGCTGGAGCGAGGTGTCCGAGGACGCCGGGGACAACGGATACTTGCTGTTTTACGTCAAGAGGAGTTTCATCCCATAA